Proteins from one Ketobacter alkanivorans genomic window:
- the tssF gene encoding type VI secretion system baseplate subunit TssF translates to MSFNKYFHDELTNIRELGREFAERNPRLAPFLTVEGQDPDVERLLEGFAFLTGRLRQKLDDELPEVTHSLMALMWPHFLRPIPAMSMLQFTPLSTLSEKQTIAKGIEVESRRVDGTACAFQTCYDVELLPLEVLSTRQHQRPSGASVSVLIGLTAHVSWQDIKLDKLPVYLHGEVHVAQLLYLWLFRYLSAIDVVAHTNDGDEILVTRLSEQSVTPTGFGDHENLLPVSPYLLNGYRLIQEYYALPEKFHFFQVEDLQCIRERAARDERVATAKSIELKFQFERALDTHVNISEDNFRLFCTPIVNLFKHDAIPVRADHKKTEYRVVPSGEDPSHYEVFDITNVQGWGHRSHQNQLFKRFESFEHFETAPVDNHKRYYRERQKPAVTGYGLDSYLSFVNQYEHSVFPETETVSIDLICTNRHLPTLLGVGDICVETGSSPEYATFENITHVTPSFAPPLDKGFHWRLISNMSLNYMSLTNLKSLKAVLSTYDYKSYYDRQQALTSQHRLDAFDGIQGGFEDRIHRGLPVRGRKTVLRLKESHFANEGDMFIFASVLNEFFALNCTMNCFHHLYVHGVENGEIYEWKPKTGSYPLL, encoded by the coding sequence CTGGAAGGTTTCGCTTTTCTGACTGGCCGATTACGGCAAAAACTGGATGACGAGCTGCCGGAGGTAACTCATTCGCTAATGGCGTTAATGTGGCCTCACTTTTTACGTCCGATTCCAGCCATGTCGATGCTCCAGTTCACGCCGTTATCCACGCTGTCAGAGAAGCAAACCATTGCAAAAGGTATTGAAGTGGAGTCGCGAAGAGTGGATGGCACCGCCTGCGCTTTTCAAACCTGTTACGATGTAGAGCTTTTGCCTCTGGAAGTGTTATCGACACGGCAGCACCAAAGGCCATCAGGAGCCAGTGTGTCAGTCTTGATTGGCCTCACGGCTCATGTGTCTTGGCAGGATATCAAACTGGATAAGTTGCCTGTATATCTACATGGCGAGGTCCATGTGGCGCAGCTGCTGTATTTATGGTTGTTTCGTTATCTGTCGGCTATCGATGTAGTGGCCCACACCAACGACGGTGATGAGATACTGGTAACGCGCTTGTCGGAGCAGTCGGTTACGCCGACTGGTTTTGGTGATCATGAGAACCTTCTGCCGGTATCTCCTTATCTATTGAATGGGTACAGGCTCATTCAGGAATATTATGCGTTACCTGAAAAATTCCATTTCTTCCAGGTAGAAGACCTGCAGTGCATTCGTGAACGCGCTGCGCGGGATGAGCGGGTTGCAACAGCGAAATCCATTGAACTGAAATTTCAGTTTGAGCGGGCGCTGGATACCCACGTAAATATCAGCGAGGACAATTTCAGGTTGTTCTGTACGCCGATAGTAAATTTGTTCAAGCATGACGCTATCCCGGTGCGGGCAGATCACAAGAAAACGGAATACAGAGTGGTTCCCAGTGGAGAAGACCCGTCCCACTACGAAGTTTTTGATATTACCAATGTGCAGGGGTGGGGGCATCGGAGCCACCAAAACCAGCTATTCAAACGCTTCGAATCATTTGAGCATTTTGAGACGGCACCAGTCGATAACCACAAACGTTATTATCGTGAGCGTCAAAAACCGGCGGTGACGGGTTACGGGCTAGATAGCTATCTCAGCTTTGTTAATCAGTACGAGCATAGCGTATTTCCGGAGACTGAAACGGTTTCAATCGACTTAATATGCACAAACCGACATCTGCCAACGTTGCTGGGAGTCGGTGACATTTGTGTAGAAACTGGCAGCAGTCCTGAGTATGCCACCTTCGAAAACATTACCCATGTCACGCCGTCGTTTGCTCCACCGCTGGATAAAGGCTTCCATTGGCGGCTCATATCTAACATGTCGCTCAATTACATGTCCCTCACCAATCTAAAGTCATTGAAAGCGGTGTTGTCCACGTACGATTACAAAAGCTACTACGACCGTCAGCAGGCGTTAACCAGTCAGCATCGGCTCGATGCATTTGATGGAATTCAAGGCGGGTTTGAAGATCGTATCCATCGCGGGTTGCCGGTGCGTGGCCGTAAAACAGTCTTGAGACTGAAGGAGAGCCACTTCGCCAATGAGGGCGATATGTTCATATTTGCTTCGGTTTTGAATGAGTTTTTTGCATTGAATTGCACAATGAATTGTTTTCATCACCTGTATGTGCATGGTGTTGAGAATGGCGAGATATATGAATGGAAACCAAAAACCGGCTCGTACCCGCTACTATAA
- the tssG gene encoding type VI secretion system baseplate subunit TssG — METKNRLVPATINGELEQVREYSFFQLNALLRQFCEIYNQTNEQGLALRYRALASLGFPASDIESGGWLGEADKQFIELTVSFMGLYGPASPLPVYYTERVLQSSDPRHPSRDLMDLFNHRLISLLQNCWEKYRYYIQYGADGADHYSRWLLSLAGLDQALLTDQATLKWYRLLPFAGLLARGNGSADVITKVIANYFKIAVVEVEPWVPRVMAVPECQCNEMGKTNARLGDDLIMGDTIQDSSSKFLLHLRSLSPNQYRLFLPGTSGFRELVELVQYLIKGAQDYDICLHRSSSFDVNMDQSQSDMAELGWNLTLGDRANQDTNEPTRICVSDYHSI, encoded by the coding sequence ATGGAAACCAAAAACCGGCTCGTACCCGCTACTATAAACGGCGAATTGGAGCAGGTTCGGGAGTATTCATTCTTCCAATTGAACGCTCTACTACGCCAGTTTTGTGAAATATACAACCAGACAAATGAGCAAGGTTTGGCGTTGCGTTATCGTGCACTGGCAAGCTTAGGCTTTCCTGCATCTGATATTGAGTCAGGGGGCTGGCTGGGTGAAGCAGACAAGCAATTTATAGAGCTTACCGTCAGTTTTATGGGTTTGTATGGGCCTGCTTCGCCATTACCTGTGTATTACACCGAGCGTGTGTTGCAGTCATCTGATCCCAGGCACCCAAGCCGGGATTTAATGGATCTCTTCAATCATCGCCTGATCAGTTTGTTGCAGAATTGTTGGGAAAAGTATCGTTACTACATCCAATACGGTGCGGATGGTGCGGATCACTATTCTCGTTGGCTGTTATCTCTTGCCGGGTTGGATCAGGCCTTGCTTACTGATCAAGCCACGTTGAAGTGGTATCGATTGCTTCCTTTTGCCGGGTTGTTGGCTAGAGGCAATGGCAGCGCCGATGTGATCACTAAAGTGATTGCTAATTATTTTAAAATTGCTGTGGTTGAGGTCGAGCCCTGGGTGCCACGTGTTATGGCTGTTCCTGAATGCCAATGCAACGAAATGGGGAAAACTAACGCTCGGTTGGGTGATGATCTCATCATGGGGGACACCATCCAGGACTCTAGCAGCAAGTTTTTACTGCACCTTAGAAGTTTGAGCCCTAATCAATACCGATTATTTCTACCGGGAACATCTGGCTTTCGCGAGTTGGTTGAGCTGGTGCAATACCTGATAAAAGGTGCACAGGATTATGACATATGTCTGCATCGGAGCAGTTCATTCGATGTGAATATGGACCAATCACAATCCGATATGGCTGAATTGGGCTGGAACCTTACTCTTGGTGATAGAGCCAATCAGGATACAAACGAACCGACGCGAATATGTGTGTCAGATTATCATTCTATTTAA
- a CDS encoding sigma-54-dependent Fis family transcriptional regulator, with the protein MSKVLLSARNFTNCDAGRVYVLDVTKRKLQLRISQWDDGEPNAAWYQVRDFGQVGAQTTNDPLMFCGMTGSVVLIDDVYSYNGFDLDYVYSHDQLYGTRTQSLILVPLRDHDKQTIGVLELINAKDAYNRRYVSFKSLEAIICAFAAQAAVCINNALLIETNNHLIGLLNDTNQRLEKENKLLKERGSRKLDYNIIGQSDAMQQVFGLMEKAMDTGVSILLTGETGTGKEVFARAIHENSIRKAKQFITQNCAALPEQLLESELFGYKKGAFTGAVTEKKGLFELANCGTIFLDEIGDMPINLQSKILRVLQEGEVRPLGATESVKVDVRVIAATHCNLHSKIQKGEFREDLYFRLNVFPIALPALRERNIDVKLLLDHFIRKYTKQYSKKITGLSPAALDVLLKYRFPGNVRELQNAIERAVLLCEHDGSILVEHLPDAMQQVGASATMGGRTGGTRITPLLNDDRFSSLKNAVNAYEISVIEQHLQANNWNQTRAAETLQIPRRTLIDKMSRYNIKTPDKKSAQRR; encoded by the coding sequence TTGAGCAAGGTGCTTCTGTCTGCGCGCAATTTTACCAATTGTGACGCCGGTCGAGTTTACGTATTGGATGTCACCAAGCGGAAGCTGCAACTGCGCATATCCCAGTGGGATGATGGGGAGCCCAATGCCGCGTGGTATCAGGTGCGTGACTTTGGGCAAGTGGGCGCACAGACAACGAATGATCCATTGATGTTCTGTGGTATGACCGGCTCGGTTGTGCTGATAGACGATGTGTACAGCTATAACGGATTTGATCTGGACTATGTCTACAGCCATGATCAACTATATGGTACTCGAACCCAGTCCCTCATTTTGGTGCCTTTGCGTGATCACGATAAGCAGACCATTGGAGTTCTTGAGCTCATTAATGCCAAAGATGCCTACAATCGGCGCTACGTGTCGTTCAAGTCATTGGAAGCCATCATTTGCGCATTTGCCGCTCAGGCCGCGGTATGCATTAACAACGCTTTACTGATTGAGACTAATAATCATTTGATTGGCTTATTGAATGATACCAATCAGCGTCTGGAAAAAGAGAACAAGCTTTTAAAAGAGCGAGGCAGCCGCAAGCTTGATTACAATATCATCGGTCAGAGCGATGCCATGCAGCAGGTATTTGGGCTGATGGAAAAGGCAATGGATACTGGGGTCAGTATTCTGTTGACGGGTGAAACCGGTACAGGAAAAGAGGTGTTTGCTCGAGCAATTCATGAAAACAGCATACGTAAGGCCAAACAGTTTATTACTCAAAATTGTGCGGCCTTGCCTGAACAATTGCTGGAAAGTGAGCTGTTTGGGTACAAGAAGGGTGCATTTACCGGAGCCGTGACTGAAAAGAAAGGATTGTTTGAACTGGCCAACTGCGGAACCATATTTCTAGACGAAATTGGCGATATGCCGATTAACCTACAGAGCAAGATCTTACGAGTATTGCAAGAAGGTGAGGTTAGGCCATTGGGCGCAACTGAGTCAGTGAAGGTCGATGTCAGGGTGATCGCGGCTACCCACTGCAACTTACATAGCAAGATCCAGAAAGGTGAGTTCAGAGAAGACCTGTATTTCCGGCTCAACGTGTTTCCCATAGCTCTTCCCGCTTTAAGGGAAAGGAATATTGATGTAAAACTACTTCTGGATCACTTTATTCGTAAATATACCAAGCAATACAGCAAGAAAATTACCGGCTTATCGCCAGCTGCATTGGATGTTCTGCTCAAATATCGCTTTCCTGGTAACGTAAGGGAGCTGCAAAATGCAATCGAGCGTGCTGTTTTACTGTGTGAACATGATGGCTCAATTCTGGTAGAGCATTTGCCGGACGCAATGCAGCAGGTTGGGGCCAGTGCAACCATGGGGGGGAGAACCGGCGGCACCAGAATTACGCCCTTGCTGAATGATGACCGATTTTCGTCGTTAAAGAATGCGGTTAATGCATACGAAATATCTGTCATAGAGCAGCATTTGCAGGCTAACAACTGGAATCAAACACGGGCGGCTGAAACCCTACAAATTCCACGCAGAACTCTGATTGATAAGATGAGTCGGTACAATATCAAAACACCTGACAAAAAAAGCGCGCAGCGCCGGTAG